In Tripterygium wilfordii isolate XIE 37 chromosome 23, ASM1340144v1, whole genome shotgun sequence, one genomic interval encodes:
- the LOC119993713 gene encoding probable carboxylesterase 120, which yields MDSSSSQNPTDKGNTAQLCKMVSIDDTYAYIDLVRHPDGTVTRKPSSHPLKSTAPDLSHPTPVLSKDVTINESNHTWARIFLPRHALDQSSSSYAPLPLIVYYCGGGFVTLSADTIYCHDFCSNMSLQLSAVVVSLNYRLAPEHRLPAAYDDGVEVLNWVGKTNDEWLKEHADLTKVFIMGSSAGGNLAYHVGLRVAAAGVDQFKPLKINGLILHYPYFGGAKRCESELRLINSHLMPPWLSDPAWELSLPIGADQDHEYCNPTVGDGPKLLEKIKLLGWKVLLSTCDGDWAFDRQIQLANMMEEKGIKVERRIVIGDYHGEEATELPKQQKLMIALKDFVF from the coding sequence ATGGATTCTTCATCTTCCCAAAATCCCACAGATAAAGGTAATACTGCACAACTCTGTAAAATGGTTTCCATCGACGACACTTACGCTTATATTGACTTAGTACGCCATCCTGATGGCACAGTCACTCGTAAACCGAGCAGCCATCCATTGAAATCAACAGCGCCTGACCTTAGCCACCCCACTCCGGTACTCTCAAAAGACGTGACAATCAACGAATCAAATCACACTTGGGCTCGAATATTCTTGCCTCGCCATGCACTTGATCAATCTTCCTCCTCATATGCACCACTTCCTCTCATTGTATATTATTGTGGTGGAGGGTTCGTCACATTGTCTGCAGATACAATATACTGTCATGATTTTTGTTCCAACATGTCTTTACAACTCTCTGCGGTGGTTGTCTCCCTCAACTACCGTCTCGCCCCGGAGCACCGCTTGCCGGCAGCCTACGATGACGGCGTGGAAGTATTGAACTGGGTCGGAAAAACAAACGATGAGTGGTTGAAAGAGCATGCCGATTTGACTAAGGTGTTCATCATGGGATCTAGTGCGGGCGGTAACCTAGCTTACCATGTCGGATTACGTGTTGCGGCCGCAGGAGTTGATCAATTTAAGCCGTTGAAGATTAACGGCTTGATATTGCACTATCCATACTTCGGTGGGGCCAAGAGATGTGAATCCGAGTTGAGGTTAATAAACAGCCACCTTATGCCTCCTTGGTTAAGTGATCCAGCGTGGGAACTCTCATTGCCAATTGGAGCTGATCAAGATCACGAGTACTGCAATCCGACGGTGGGGGATGGGccaaaattgttggagaagaTAAAGTTATTGGGTTGGAAGGTATTGCTGTCTACTTGCGATGGGGATTGGGCGTTTGACCGGCAAATTCAACTAGCAAATATGATGGAAGAAAAGGGTATCAAGGTGGAGAGGAGGATCGTTATTGGAGATTATCATGGGGAGGAAGCCACAGAATTACCTAAGCAGCAAAAACTGATGATAGCCTTAAAAGATTTCGTATTTTAA